One Myxococcales bacterium genomic region harbors:
- a CDS encoding tetratricopeptide repeat protein has translation MGRTSAHADGRARYPRAVVVPFAVPDEGRNLGLGLAALVHSFVRVFGQNVALAQLLSRDDERSEPRPVEALVSPKAWGDISGSPRGDVSCVLTGQLEPPSDGRGLLRVVAFEPASGKVLCDEEASLTPDDAGSEIVRLFKDMAPPLEGELGLLHEIEGLAWDALESVLLAERGVLHDPARRGPHDGLAALLHLGRAVAEAPEADYPAGRLAAVGLDLVLSKPDDEKLAAAVDRALARAVADAPEHAVLHEARGALELRRGGVEAAEAHVRAALEREPRRPRLHVLLAEARRGSGDFAGAMDLLDRALLELPGDPLLETERAVTVLESGDLPRAAELLGEVLTAHPGFPPAYMALFACGARLADADIVERLAFDAANDPDLPSEVTRRVLRLFASTQPESAEGERFVRKGAPRPARERAECMVSLAERLAAEGSDAWAELTLARGKMALDDFDAARAHLARVETLAPASALAAEACRTRFALDEPGVARELELVVRTAQAPSADTDLAQLTARARTLAGHHDVWPAHFALGATERRRERWAEAREALEAAVRQSPGATPAHLELVAVHVALGSAEKALEHADRACALEGETARTLAVRATALLAASKHADARATIDRALALDASEANRAIEERIRKSSEPPSAFARLRMALGLGKKR, from the coding sequence ATGGGGCGAACCTCTGCGCACGCCGACGGCCGAGCGCGCTACCCACGGGCGGTGGTGGTGCCGTTCGCCGTGCCCGACGAGGGGCGAAACCTCGGGCTCGGCCTCGCGGCGCTCGTGCACTCCTTCGTACGGGTGTTCGGACAAAACGTGGCGCTCGCGCAGCTCCTCTCGCGAGACGACGAACGCTCGGAGCCTCGGCCGGTCGAGGCGCTCGTCTCGCCGAAGGCTTGGGGCGACATCTCCGGCTCGCCGCGGGGCGACGTGTCGTGCGTGCTCACGGGGCAGCTCGAGCCCCCGTCGGACGGGCGTGGCCTCCTCCGCGTGGTGGCGTTCGAGCCGGCGAGCGGGAAGGTGCTGTGCGACGAAGAGGCGAGCCTCACGCCCGACGATGCCGGGAGCGAAATCGTTCGTCTTTTCAAGGACATGGCTCCGCCGCTCGAGGGGGAGCTCGGGCTCCTCCACGAGATCGAGGGCCTCGCGTGGGACGCACTCGAGAGTGTGCTCTTGGCCGAACGAGGGGTGCTGCACGACCCTGCGCGGCGGGGCCCCCACGACGGCCTCGCGGCGCTCCTTCACCTCGGTCGTGCCGTGGCCGAGGCGCCCGAGGCCGACTATCCGGCGGGGCGCCTGGCGGCGGTGGGGCTCGACCTCGTCCTCTCCAAACCCGACGACGAGAAGCTCGCCGCGGCCGTCGATCGGGCGCTCGCGCGTGCGGTGGCCGATGCCCCCGAGCACGCCGTGCTGCACGAGGCCCGAGGGGCTCTCGAGCTCCGCCGGGGTGGCGTCGAGGCCGCCGAAGCGCACGTCCGGGCGGCGTTGGAGAGAGAGCCCCGCCGTCCGAGGCTCCACGTGCTGCTCGCCGAGGCACGCCGAGGCAGCGGCGATTTTGCGGGCGCGATGGACCTGCTCGATCGTGCGCTCCTCGAGCTCCCCGGCGACCCGCTGCTCGAGACCGAGCGTGCCGTCACCGTGCTCGAGAGCGGCGACCTCCCGCGCGCCGCCGAGCTCCTCGGCGAGGTCCTTACGGCCCATCCGGGGTTCCCTCCCGCGTACATGGCGCTCTTCGCGTGCGGCGCCCGCCTCGCCGACGCCGACATCGTCGAGCGCCTCGCGTTCGACGCCGCGAACGATCCCGACCTCCCGAGCGAGGTCACGCGCCGCGTGCTGCGGCTCTTCGCGTCGACCCAGCCCGAGAGCGCCGAGGGTGAGCGATTCGTGCGAAAAGGCGCGCCTCGCCCCGCGCGAGAGCGCGCCGAGTGCATGGTCTCCCTCGCCGAGCGGCTCGCGGCCGAAGGGAGCGACGCGTGGGCCGAGCTCACGCTGGCACGCGGAAAGATGGCCCTCGACGACTTCGACGCGGCGCGCGCGCACCTCGCGAGGGTCGAGACTCTCGCGCCCGCGTCGGCGCTCGCGGCCGAGGCGTGCCGTACGCGGTTCGCGCTCGACGAGCCTGGGGTAGCACGCGAGCTCGAGCTCGTCGTTCGCACGGCACAGGCCCCATCGGCCGACACCGATCTCGCCCAGCTCACCGCGCGCGCGCGCACCCTCGCGGGGCATCACGACGTGTGGCCTGCGCATTTCGCCCTCGGCGCGACCGAGCGTCGTCGCGAGCGATGGGCGGAGGCGAGGGAGGCGCTCGAGGCGGCCGTGCGTCAGAGCCCGGGTGCGACCCCCGCCCACCTCGAGCTCGTGGCCGTGCACGTGGCCCTCGGGAGCGCTGAAAAAGCCCTCGAGCACGCCGATCGAGCCTGCGCCCTCGAGGGGGAGACCGCCCGTACGCTCGCCGTACGCGCCACCGCGCTGCTCGCCGCCTCGAAGCACGCCGACGCCCGCGCCACGATCGATCGTGCGCTCGCGCTCGACGCGTCCGAAGCGAACCGCGCGATCGAAGAGCGCATCCGAAAGAGCAGCGAGCCACCCTCGGCGTTCGCGCGGCTCCGGATGGCCCTCGGGCTCGGAAAAAAGCGCTGA
- the pcnB gene encoding polynucleotide adenylyltransferase PcnB: MRRPKDSLPPPPELPNFTIEPDADELRHIEERYGDTGITRHAVTLDEARIDQDAARVVRRLEKAGFHAYLVGGCVRDLLLDRAPKDFDIATSARPEDVRQLFRNCRVIGRRFRLAHVLFGGGKIVEVATFRRKPQEEEEEGEDLLIRNDNVFGEAHEDALRRDFTINALFYDLERRQVLDWCGGMADIRGRVIRTIGDPTVRFREDPVRILRAIKFAARLDVGISPEVYESMVDNRGELARAARPRIFEEISRLLRGGAAHRSMWLLWESGAMGVLLPELAAFLDDDEGNAGAGARFYRRMGAIDRLTKERGSPDDLASWCALLAEPLLEYTTGVRDPQAAALELLDLVVERIAMPRRIADGVRRIMAVLPKLAQGRLGRLARTELAAPALDALELELLARGRPTDMVHTMRAELGPVEPAPEPRHRPRPNAGPRPSRRH; the protein is encoded by the coding sequence ATGCGTCGACCCAAAGATTCGCTCCCCCCTCCACCGGAGCTCCCCAACTTCACCATCGAGCCCGACGCCGACGAGCTTCGTCACATCGAAGAGCGCTACGGCGACACCGGCATCACCCGCCACGCCGTGACCCTCGACGAGGCGCGCATCGACCAAGACGCCGCACGCGTCGTGCGGAGGCTCGAAAAAGCGGGCTTCCACGCGTACCTCGTCGGCGGTTGTGTCCGCGACCTCCTGCTCGATCGCGCCCCGAAGGACTTCGACATCGCGACGAGCGCGCGCCCCGAGGACGTCCGCCAGCTCTTCCGGAACTGCCGCGTGATCGGCCGAAGGTTCCGCCTCGCCCACGTGCTCTTCGGCGGCGGCAAGATCGTCGAGGTCGCCACCTTCCGCCGAAAGCCGCAGGAAGAAGAAGAAGAGGGCGAGGATCTCCTCATCCGAAACGACAACGTCTTCGGCGAAGCCCACGAGGACGCCCTCCGGCGGGACTTCACCATCAACGCGCTCTTCTACGACCTCGAGCGCCGCCAAGTGCTCGACTGGTGCGGCGGCATGGCCGACATCCGCGGCCGCGTCATTCGCACGATCGGCGATCCGACGGTGCGTTTCCGCGAGGATCCGGTCCGCATCCTGCGCGCCATCAAGTTCGCCGCTCGGCTCGACGTTGGCATCTCGCCCGAGGTGTACGAGTCGATGGTCGACAACCGCGGAGAGCTCGCGCGCGCTGCAAGGCCCCGTATCTTCGAGGAAATCTCGCGTCTCCTCCGGGGCGGCGCGGCCCACCGCTCGATGTGGCTCCTCTGGGAGAGCGGCGCGATGGGGGTGCTCTTGCCCGAGCTCGCGGCCTTCCTCGACGACGACGAGGGCAACGCCGGAGCGGGCGCTCGGTTCTACCGTCGCATGGGGGCGATCGACCGCCTGACGAAGGAGCGCGGGAGCCCCGACGACCTCGCGTCGTGGTGCGCGCTGCTCGCCGAGCCTCTGCTCGAGTACACGACCGGCGTTCGCGATCCTCAGGCCGCCGCGCTCGAGCTGCTCGATCTCGTGGTCGAGCGCATCGCCATGCCCCGCCGCATCGCCGACGGCGTCCGCAGGATCATGGCCGTGCTCCCCAAGCTCGCCCAGGGTCGCCTCGGTCGCCTCGCGCGCACCGAGCTCGCGGCTCCGGCCCTCGATGCCCTCGAGCTCGAGCTGCTCGCCCGCGGTCGCCCGACCGACATGGTGCACACGATGCGCGCCGAGCTCGGGCCCGTCGAGCCCGCCCCCGAGCCTCGGCATCGCCCGCGCCCGAACGCGGGGCCCCGCCCTTCTCGCCGGCACTGA
- the dnaK gene encoding molecular chaperone DnaK, producing the protein MGRIIGIDLGTTNSCVAVMEGREAKVIVNEEGARTTPSVVAWDDKGEILVGQIAKRQAVTNPENTIFSAKRFVGRRFEEVQEEIKRVPYKAVRASNGDTAIEVRGKPVSPPEVSAKVLQKLKKAAEDFLGEKVTEAVITVPAYFNDAQRQATKDAGRIAGLDVKRIVNEPTAAALAYGMDKKKDQIIAVYDFGGGTFDISILEVGDNVVQVISTNGDTHLGGDDVDNLVIDWMLAEFKKSAGFDLSKDKMALQRLKEAAEKAKIELSSMQETSINLPFITVGPGGPVHLDLRLSRAKLEQMISPLVERSMEPVRKALQDAKKSANQVDEVILVGGSTRIPLVKETVKKFFGKDPDQSVNPDEVVAVGAAVQAGVLSGDVKDMVLLDVTPLSLGVETLGGVMTVMIPRNTTIPTQKKEVFSTAADNQPSVEVHVLQGERTEARYNRTLGKFHLEGIMPAPRGMPKVEVTFDIDANGILSVHARDQATGKDQKITITANSGITEADIQRMVKEASEHEAEDKERREQVERRNKLDSLCYTMEKTISENKEKLVGTDIATLESLIKDGRAAVEKQDDAQVKDVLDKLEKEAHKLAGNMYGAQGGVDGGPGAPPPGAGGAPSGGKKDGVIDAEFEEST; encoded by the coding sequence ATGGGTAGGATCATCGGCATCGACCTCGGAACGACGAACAGCTGCGTGGCTGTCATGGAAGGCCGTGAGGCCAAGGTCATCGTGAACGAGGAGGGCGCGCGCACCACGCCGAGCGTCGTCGCCTGGGACGACAAGGGCGAAATTCTCGTGGGGCAGATCGCGAAGCGCCAAGCCGTGACGAACCCCGAGAACACCATCTTCAGCGCCAAGCGGTTCGTAGGCCGGCGCTTCGAAGAGGTGCAGGAAGAGATCAAGCGCGTCCCGTACAAGGCGGTCCGCGCCTCGAACGGCGACACCGCGATCGAGGTGCGCGGCAAGCCCGTGTCGCCGCCCGAGGTGAGCGCCAAGGTGCTCCAGAAGCTGAAGAAGGCCGCGGAAGACTTCCTCGGCGAGAAGGTGACCGAGGCGGTCATCACGGTGCCGGCGTACTTCAACGACGCCCAGCGCCAGGCCACGAAGGACGCGGGCCGCATCGCCGGCCTCGACGTGAAGCGCATCGTCAACGAGCCCACCGCCGCCGCGCTCGCGTACGGCATGGACAAGAAGAAGGACCAGATCATCGCGGTCTACGACTTCGGTGGCGGCACCTTCGACATCTCGATCCTCGAGGTCGGTGACAACGTCGTGCAGGTCATCTCGACCAACGGCGACACGCACCTCGGCGGCGACGACGTCGACAACCTCGTCATCGACTGGATGCTCGCCGAGTTCAAGAAGTCGGCCGGGTTCGACCTCTCGAAGGACAAGATGGCCCTCCAGCGCCTCAAGGAGGCCGCCGAGAAGGCCAAGATCGAGCTGTCGAGCATGCAGGAGACGTCGATCAACCTGCCGTTCATCACGGTGGGCCCCGGCGGCCCGGTCCACTTGGACCTCCGCCTCTCGCGCGCCAAGCTCGAGCAGATGATTTCGCCCCTCGTGGAGCGCTCGATGGAGCCGGTCCGCAAGGCCCTCCAGGACGCGAAGAAGAGCGCGAACCAGGTCGACGAGGTCATCCTGGTCGGCGGCTCGACGCGCATCCCGCTCGTCAAAGAGACGGTGAAGAAGTTCTTCGGGAAGGACCCCGACCAGTCGGTGAACCCGGACGAGGTCGTGGCCGTGGGCGCGGCGGTGCAGGCCGGCGTGCTCTCGGGCGACGTGAAGGACATGGTCCTCCTCGACGTCACGCCCCTCTCGCTCGGCGTCGAGACGCTCGGCGGTGTCATGACCGTCATGATCCCGCGCAACACCACGATCCCGACCCAGAAGAAGGAAGTGTTCTCGACCGCGGCCGACAACCAGCCCAGCGTCGAGGTGCACGTCCTCCAAGGGGAGCGCACCGAGGCGCGTTACAACCGCACCCTCGGCAAATTCCACCTCGAGGGCATCATGCCGGCCCCGCGCGGCATGCCCAAGGTCGAGGTCACGTTCGACATCGACGCGAACGGCATCCTCTCGGTCCACGCGCGTGACCAAGCCACGGGCAAAGACCAGAAGATCACCATCACGGCGAACTCGGGCATCACCGAGGCCGACATCCAGCGCATGGTGAAAGAGGCGTCGGAGCACGAGGCCGAGGACAAGGAGCGTCGTGAGCAGGTCGAGCGCCGCAACAAGCTCGACAGCCTCTGCTACACGATGGAAAAGACCATCTCCGAGAACAAGGAGAAGCTCGTCGGCACCGACATCGCCACCCTCGAGTCCCTCATCAAGGACGGCCGCGCGGCCGTCGAGAAGCAGGACGACGCCCAGGTGAAGGACGTGCTCGACAAGCTCGAGAAGGAAGCCCACAAGCTCGCCGGCAACATGTACGGCGCGCAGGGTGGGGTCGACGGCGGCCCCGGCGCGCCCCCTCCCGGCGCGGGTGGCGCTCCCTCGGGTGGCAAGAAGGACGGCGTCATCGACGCCGAGTTCGAAGAGTCGACCTGA
- a CDS encoding HEAT repeat domain-containing protein, translating into MRASVVSFAALAVLCAACQGSPPAPIRIAPPAPQPHAPRSASPAKIDRDAVARLPLREALPHYRAWATREDDPAAARAALRALAFVRDPADEPLFVAALGSHDPGVRGEAARALVELGPKALERAAPALEAGLAKATVEKRYFVYALEARARLGASGSPSERERIAALPKADKEERGRLLGELRDRHGGASLVRALASVDPSPPERKKAQLRSIFKEIEDLADPSAVPELLTYLGTSPPPYARTQAALRVAEAGSLSSLSTLVWRLEQDPLTLYRADEDPELRRDDTEREAVARALAELAVMRPEARGQLSAAAGRPMKAWLAKHPNADGVRFLGLTRTAPSREILRPWAFPTAKLPTGRGPLPEAFVRAEPALAALGYMQDARDFDELVKALDRRPADLDAARVDLLHGADTARVVALDALGTGAARGLAAWGDPRAIGPLTRACDETRSPVRARREACRALLWTLSEAELTRLVADLPKQLVASDTREAERARTLVGLLATRPTPSARGLVDALREGSRDGLALATVIGSAGLDPTTTQALLARVTTPEVGAYAALALLLGGSPEDVSRVHAALGEPDLRTYETLETLVPAQLLDGDDERNLDALARLAENLRAEAALTEGDAGTALGSFVYEARKKAHDRGPHTLVRSRLRAKLVAEAREGDRPKALRAVRLLTLFGEAGALFALRNEGTARDEARLAHLHLTARPPYMEPNNP; encoded by the coding sequence GTGAGAGCCTCCGTCGTCTCGTTCGCCGCGCTCGCCGTCCTTTGCGCGGCGTGCCAGGGGAGCCCTCCGGCCCCCATTCGTATCGCTCCCCCCGCACCCCAGCCCCACGCGCCTCGAAGCGCGTCGCCCGCCAAGATCGATCGCGACGCGGTGGCTCGCCTTCCGCTCCGCGAGGCGCTCCCGCACTACCGCGCGTGGGCCACCCGCGAAGACGATCCCGCGGCCGCCCGCGCTGCGCTTCGAGCCCTCGCGTTCGTACGCGATCCGGCCGACGAGCCGCTCTTCGTCGCGGCCCTCGGGAGCCACGATCCAGGCGTGCGGGGCGAAGCGGCGCGTGCGCTCGTGGAGCTCGGCCCGAAGGCCCTCGAACGGGCCGCCCCCGCGCTCGAAGCCGGGCTCGCCAAGGCCACGGTCGAGAAGCGCTACTTCGTGTACGCCCTCGAGGCGCGCGCTCGCCTCGGTGCGTCGGGCTCTCCCTCCGAGCGCGAGCGGATCGCCGCGCTGCCCAAGGCCGACAAGGAGGAGCGCGGGCGCCTCCTCGGCGAGCTCCGCGACCGGCATGGGGGCGCGTCGCTCGTGCGCGCGCTCGCCTCGGTCGATCCGAGCCCACCCGAGCGCAAGAAGGCCCAACTTCGGTCTATTTTCAAAGAGATAGAGGATCTCGCGGATCCGTCGGCCGTGCCCGAGCTCCTGACCTACCTCGGCACGAGCCCACCTCCGTACGCGCGCACCCAGGCCGCCCTCCGCGTCGCCGAGGCAGGGTCGCTCTCGTCGCTCTCGACGCTCGTATGGAGGCTCGAACAAGACCCCCTCACGCTCTACCGAGCCGACGAGGACCCCGAGCTTCGCCGCGACGACACCGAGCGCGAGGCCGTCGCGCGCGCGCTCGCCGAGCTCGCGGTGATGCGCCCCGAGGCGCGGGGGCAGCTCTCCGCCGCCGCCGGAAGACCGATGAAGGCGTGGCTCGCCAAGCACCCGAACGCCGACGGGGTGCGCTTCCTCGGGCTCACGCGGACCGCCCCGTCCCGCGAGATTCTGCGCCCTTGGGCGTTCCCCACGGCGAAGCTCCCGACGGGGCGAGGACCGCTCCCGGAGGCGTTCGTGCGGGCAGAGCCGGCGCTCGCCGCGCTCGGGTACATGCAAGATGCACGCGATTTCGACGAGCTCGTCAAGGCCCTCGACCGGCGGCCCGCGGACCTGGATGCGGCGCGGGTCGACCTGCTCCACGGCGCTGACACGGCGCGGGTGGTGGCGCTCGACGCGCTCGGCACCGGGGCCGCGCGCGGGCTCGCCGCGTGGGGCGATCCGCGGGCGATAGGTCCGCTCACCCGCGCGTGCGACGAGACGCGCTCCCCCGTGCGTGCGCGACGCGAGGCGTGCCGCGCCCTGCTCTGGACGCTCTCCGAGGCCGAGCTCACGCGCCTCGTGGCCGATCTGCCGAAGCAGCTCGTCGCGAGCGATACGCGAGAGGCCGAGAGGGCTCGAACCCTCGTTGGTCTCCTCGCGACGCGCCCGACACCGAGCGCGCGCGGCCTCGTCGACGCGCTCCGGGAAGGGTCGAGGGACGGCCTCGCGCTCGCCACGGTCATCGGCTCCGCCGGGCTCGACCCGACCACCACCCAGGCCCTCCTCGCGCGGGTCACGACGCCGGAGGTCGGCGCGTACGCGGCGCTCGCGCTGCTGCTCGGGGGCAGCCCGGAGGACGTGTCGCGTGTGCACGCCGCGCTCGGAGAGCCCGACCTCCGGACGTACGAGACGCTCGAGACCCTCGTGCCTGCGCAGCTCCTCGACGGGGACGACGAACGCAACCTCGACGCCCTCGCGCGCCTCGCCGAGAACCTCCGAGCCGAAGCCGCCCTCACCGAAGGGGACGCGGGCACGGCCCTCGGGAGCTTCGTCTACGAGGCGCGCAAGAAGGCCCACGACCGCGGGCCGCACACGCTCGTGCGCTCACGCCTCCGCGCGAAGCTCGTGGCCGAGGCCCGCGAAGGAGATCGCCCGAAGGCCCTCCGCGCCGTGCGGCTCCTCACGCTGTTCGGCGAGGCGGGGGCGCTCTTCGCCCTTCGCAACGAGGGAACGGCACGTGACGAAGCGCGCCTCGCCCACCTCCACCTCACGGCCCGTCCACCGTACATGGAGCCGAATAACCCCTAA
- a CDS encoding 23S rRNA (adenine(2503)-C(2))-methyltransferase RlmN, with the protein MRSFCDVTLEELSEMRPPGSPKHLLGRLHRVTRWVHDAGSGARGPELGKELRAFVAERFHFRLPEIVAQSPSGDGATKLLVRLADGATVETVHMPRAVKNPRVTLCISSQVGCAMGCTFCRTAEMGLVRSLTPDEIVGQVLAAMLALGPEDPGRVSVVFMGMGEPLHAGAIGNVTRAIEILCEEHGLGLSPMRITVSTSGLVDGIDALAKAKKRPCLALSLNATTDEGRARIMPVTKRHGLEELREAILRYTARPHEKITLEYVLLAGENDTREDAERVAAFARGYRSVVNVIPWNAFDSGGFVRPSEEAAGEFVKMLYDMGCLVTVRKSRGRDVGGACGQLATDATREKKPRRLSVVPG; encoded by the coding sequence ATGCGCTCGTTCTGCGACGTCACGCTCGAGGAGCTCTCGGAGATGCGCCCCCCGGGCTCGCCGAAGCACCTGCTCGGCCGTCTCCATCGCGTGACGAGGTGGGTGCATGATGCAGGTTCCGGGGCTCGCGGGCCCGAGCTCGGCAAGGAGCTGCGCGCGTTCGTCGCGGAGCGGTTCCACTTTCGGCTGCCCGAGATCGTGGCCCAGAGCCCCTCGGGGGACGGCGCGACCAAGCTGCTCGTGCGGCTCGCCGACGGCGCCACGGTCGAGACGGTGCACATGCCTCGCGCCGTGAAAAACCCGAGGGTCACGCTGTGCATCTCGAGCCAAGTGGGTTGCGCGATGGGCTGCACGTTCTGCCGCACCGCCGAGATGGGCCTCGTGCGGAGCCTCACGCCCGACGAGATCGTGGGCCAGGTGCTCGCCGCCATGCTCGCCCTCGGGCCCGAGGATCCGGGCCGTGTGTCGGTCGTCTTCATGGGCATGGGCGAGCCGCTCCACGCCGGCGCCATCGGCAACGTGACCCGCGCGATCGAGATCCTGTGCGAGGAGCACGGGCTCGGCCTCTCGCCGATGCGCATCACGGTGTCGACCTCGGGGCTCGTCGACGGCATCGACGCCCTCGCCAAGGCCAAGAAGCGCCCTTGCCTCGCCTTGAGCCTCAACGCGACGACCGACGAAGGTCGCGCGCGCATCATGCCCGTCACGAAGCGCCACGGCCTCGAGGAGCTGCGCGAGGCCATCTTGCGGTACACCGCGAGGCCGCACGAGAAGATCACCCTCGAGTACGTGCTGCTCGCCGGCGAGAACGACACCCGCGAAGATGCCGAGCGCGTCGCGGCGTTCGCTCGCGGCTACCGCAGCGTCGTCAACGTGATCCCCTGGAACGCGTTCGACTCGGGCGGCTTCGTGCGCCCCTCCGAAGAGGCCGCGGGCGAATTCGTCAAGATGCTTTATGACATGGGGTGCCTCGTCACCGTGCGGAAATCCCGCGGTCGTGACGTGGGCGGGGCCTGCGGGCAGCTCGCGACCGACGCGACACGCGAGAAGAAGCCGCGCCGCCTCAGCGTGGTGCCGGGCTGA
- a CDS encoding SUMF1/EgtB/PvdO family nonheme iron enzyme, with product MKKPHARRRSFAFFAMFGLGATAFLGVGVAALEHYSASHGGSLFNLQAGSPAPRFEWKSIDKKHWQAVSTTPSEATDTTDAREGNRGACPPGMVDVVGKFKLDAQGRESSGEVEELQNSACVDWVNKDFPARCKTFDRDGWLSLSQKLPTKPMHYCIDRFEYPNRAGENPMIVVTYNESAALCKASGKRLCTESEWTFACEGEEAVPYPYGYGRDAEACVVDRPWKPFVENGLAPRDGKKAREELDRLWQGTPSGSHPKCKSPFGVYDLTGNVDEWTKTARAGGYASVLKGGYWGPVRARCRPSTRAHNEDFVAYQQSFRCCSDAPAGGTSPAAAPSGSSAPSPAPSTDVDPRSGAPKLADPSRDVADEDDELDELSKKEGGPTPPKAGVGCSFGPGSGEGASAFLLVAAASVIAVRTSRRRRS from the coding sequence CCCCACGCGCGCCGCCGCAGCTTCGCCTTCTTCGCCATGTTCGGCCTCGGCGCCACGGCGTTCCTCGGCGTCGGGGTCGCCGCGCTCGAGCACTACTCGGCCTCCCATGGCGGCTCGCTCTTCAACCTCCAGGCCGGCAGCCCCGCCCCGCGCTTCGAGTGGAAGAGCATCGACAAGAAACACTGGCAGGCCGTCTCCACCACGCCGAGCGAGGCGACCGACACGACCGACGCGCGTGAGGGCAACCGCGGCGCGTGCCCGCCCGGGATGGTCGACGTCGTCGGCAAGTTCAAACTCGACGCCCAAGGCCGCGAATCTTCGGGCGAAGTCGAAGAGCTCCAGAACAGCGCGTGCGTCGACTGGGTCAACAAAGACTTCCCCGCGCGCTGCAAGACGTTCGACCGCGACGGCTGGCTCTCGCTCTCGCAGAAGCTCCCCACGAAGCCGATGCACTACTGCATCGACCGCTTCGAGTACCCGAACCGCGCCGGCGAGAACCCGATGATCGTCGTCACGTACAACGAGTCGGCCGCGCTCTGCAAAGCGTCGGGCAAGCGCCTCTGCACCGAGAGCGAGTGGACGTTCGCGTGCGAGGGCGAAGAGGCCGTCCCCTACCCGTACGGCTACGGGCGCGACGCCGAAGCGTGCGTGGTCGACCGCCCGTGGAAGCCCTTCGTCGAGAACGGCCTCGCCCCCCGCGACGGCAAAAAAGCACGCGAAGAGCTCGATCGCCTCTGGCAAGGGACGCCGAGCGGCTCGCACCCCAAGTGCAAGAGCCCCTTCGGCGTGTACGACCTCACCGGCAACGTCGACGAGTGGACCAAGACGGCCCGAGCCGGCGGCTACGCGTCCGTGCTCAAGGGCGGGTACTGGGGCCCCGTCCGCGCGCGGTGCCGCCCCTCGACCCGGGCGCACAACGAAGATTTCGTCGCCTACCAACAGAGCTTCCGCTGCTGCTCGGACGCCCCAGCCGGCGGCACGAGCCCCGCCGCCGCGCCCTCGGGCTCGTCCGCACCGTCCCCCGCCCCCTCGACCGACGTCGACCCGCGCTCGGGCGCTCCCAAGCTCGCCGACCCGTCCCGTGACGTCGCCGACGAGGACGACGAGCTCGACGAGCTCTCCAAGAAAGAGGGCGGCCCGACCCCGCCGAAGGCCGGCGTCGGTTGTTCGTTCGGGCCCGGCTCGGGCGAAGGCGCGTCGGCGTTCTTGCTGGTCGCGGCCGCCTCGGTCATCGCCGTGCGCACGTCTCGTCGCCGCCGCTCGTGA